Proteins co-encoded in one Arachis hypogaea cultivar Tifrunner chromosome 13, arahy.Tifrunner.gnm2.J5K5, whole genome shotgun sequence genomic window:
- the LOC114924961 gene encoding uncharacterized protein: protein MKHKGAENRRMRNITWRAPPRDWLKINVDASFRKSNRKGAIATVLRDWQGKFITGSATEIRAFSSLEAEALALREALIMAKNLQLGKVLIESDNLQLIQSIKSNSQIGEILAYLKDIAHLLKDLPDVGITWTPREGNHLAHLIATQRATGILSSNWSVKLPATIETQLRREAEKVRRIGRRPTHHEGAIEQKGDQMLTVPNQVVIEAREGTGGEQRTEEQPAFEPEDSLKQV, encoded by the coding sequence ATGAAGCACAAAGGAGCAGAAAATAGAAGGATGAGAAATATTACCTGGAGGGCTCCACCAAGGGATTGGTTGAAAATCAATGTGGATGCAAGCTTCAGAAAATCTAACAGGAAGGGAGCAATTGCAACGGTCCTTAGAGATTGGCAAGGAAAATTTATCACAGGATCAGCAACAGAAATCAGGGCTTTCTCCAGTCTTGAAGCTGAAGCATTAGCACTCAGGGAAGCATTGATAATGGCAAAAAATTTGCAGTTGGGAAAAGTTTTAATAGAGTCAGATAATTTACAATTAATACAATCAATAAAGTCAAATTCTCAGATAGGTGAAATACTAGCTTATTTAAAGGACATAGCACATCTTTTGAAAGATTTACCGGATGTCGGGATAACCTGGACTCCAAGGGAGGGAAATCATTTAGCGCATCTCATAGCAACACAAAGAGCTACAGGTATACTTTCAAGCAATTGGTCAGTGAAATTACCAGCGACAATTGAAACCCAATTGAGAAGAGAAGCAGAAAAAGTtagaagaattggaagaaggccTACACATCACGAAGGTGCAATCGAGCAAAAGGGAGACCAGATGTTAACGGTACCCAATCAGGTGGTCATTGAAGCCCGGGAAGGAACCGGAGGGGAGCAACGGACAGAGGAGCAACCTGCGTTTGAACCAGAAGACAGTCTTAAACAGGTATAA